Proteins from a single region of Psilocybe cubensis strain MGC-MH-2018 chromosome 3, whole genome shotgun sequence:
- a CDS encoding Fanconi-associated nuclease 1-like protein (Fanconi-associated nuclease 1 homolog), translated as MNNFKLSRRLQTEWQLIFGGGDTLQASLDSLEERLDKVEEDRPSQDKSQWPSAYVSVFEEMISTVLKDEPFLLSPQEIDLLQNFSMLSYNARYCLVRLVLRKADQWHPLSALTNYERELGPGSVEHAISDLCQPIEQIMNQKYEPKMEETAKTEIPPERTADGHEIIDLTMYSDEEDVKPVVIPSSPEISDESNPREETRVSRELTPEERLHALLQPPEDEGILDRFCEDESCMSTSEVLGRLAIPQLKELGKRFRCKFKPGSKKSDMIYMLQCSAATQSILPDYRGKGKTIDKHLKQSQLPFVRTRPRKKGKITQEEHLKGMALKELGKCVRVKHEFYRLVRRLHIICYRETEHPTALLLPALLTRFKKRDYTGYQYARSNNIWSSRDELLEYERALELNSILDELIDAIEDKSSRRSTKAPSVRAKDKFSTPINTASGAPCTTPLKTPGSISNIKASKTPFVKKEEESEDEEDESKGVEAEESPLSMVSKEEQIKKYLDEWIYPEWQNCINKRRAEIDNLRPPGLERFESGHVFTRMLHKATKALGPLKEYKQELKIINDLLNQTFWRRGKRSQWYERRAIILGHLTRQAGTKEDKQELMIETLEGVKEALQDEDTTLVFRPGLVKRLLSLEIKLGVPPSERSRSEGKLEPAPETTLYATRVYPPQFDRQGLQKENAQGGIYAYVGVKSNSTNDSKPPEAQLTKKKLGQKSSWKGRNGEIVNVEQRALEHYEEQGFKGFHCETRILTTIFALLFWDIIFADVPGAFETMYQEAPLDMFEETFKDARKDLIDRRLDEIRNGNWRDIAEKHDNAYREKKTWCIGVNWDLCTREELLDILECFGANSLATICQHFCDDYKGRSSGGPDLFIWKAQEGEHGGICKFVEVKGPGDSPQANQKVWFDCLHRAKVAVEICWVKDESQPQVGTNAHSSRKRKARTASASVGPSRRKKQTKVESQSDEEDYDLLDPEPEEGADFLSPLAPSEISLKRRRVSPRKYTLGLPQGLEMLPFSNTVTAQSLQAMSPSRLPKATKVENA; from the exons ATGAATAACTTCAAGCTTTCTAGAAGACTTCAAACTGAATGGCAACTCATATTTGGTGGGGGCGATACCCTTCAAGCTTCGCTGGACTCTCTCGAGGAGAGGCTGGACAAGGTCGAGGAAGACAGACCCAGTCAAGACAAATCACAATGGCCGTCAGCATATGTTAGCGTATTTGAAG AAATGATATCAACGGTATTAAAGGACGAACCTTTTTTACTAAGTCCTCAGGAAATTGACCTGCTACAAAACTTTAGCATGCTGTCTT ATAACGCACGGTACTGCCTGGTGCGGCTCGTTCTGCGCAAAGCAGATCAATGGCACCCCCTCTCCGCCTTGACAAATTACGAGAGAGAACTAGGTCCTGGTTCGGTGGAACATGCAATCTCGGATTTGTGCCAACCTATCGAACAAATTATGAATCAAAAGTATGAACCCAAGATGGAGGAGACAGCGAAAACCGAGATACCCCCTGAGAGGACAGCAGATGGGCATGAAATCATTGACCTTACTATGTACAGCGACGAAGAGGACGTCAAACCGGTTGTTATACCATCGTCACCTGAAATCTCGGATGAGAGTAATCCGCGCGAAGAAACAAGGGTTTCAAGAGAACTAACCCCCGAGGAACGTCTGCATGCTCTTCTTCAACCTCCGGAAGATGAAGGGATTCTCGACCGCTTTTGCGAAGATGAGTCCTGCATGTCTACTAGTGAAGTTCTTGGAAGGCTTGCAATTCCTCAACTGAAGGAGCTGGGTAAAAGGTTCAGGTGCAAATTCAAACCGGGCAGCAAG AAATCCGACATGATCTATATGCTTCAGTGTAGCGCAGCTACTCAATCAATCCTTCCTGACTACAGGGGGAAAGGGAAGACCATTGACAAGCATCTAAAACAATCCCAACTCCCTTTTGTCAGAACTCGACCCAGGAAGAAGGGAAAAATTACACAAGAGGAGCATCTCAAGGGAATGGCTTTGAAGGAGCTAG GCAAATGTGTCCGTGTCAAACACGAATTTTATCGACTCGTCCGACGTCTACACATCATTTGTTACCGCGAAACCGAACACCCGACTGCCCTCTTACTTCCTGCGCTACTTACCAGATTCAAGAAGAGAGACTATACCGGATACCAATATGCCCGCAGCAACAATATCTGGTCCTCAAGGGATGAACTTCTTGAATATGAACGTGCTTTGGAGTTGAACAGCATTTTGGACGAGCTTATAGACGCTATTGAAGACAAGTCTAGCCGCCGCAGTACAAAGGCACCTTCTGTCCGAGCGAAAGACAAGTTTAGCACTCCTATCAACACTGCCTCGGGGGCACCCTGTACAACGCCTCTGAAGACACCTGGTAGCATTTCGAACATCAAAGCGTCCAAGACGCCCTTTgtaaagaaagaggaagaatcggaagacgaagaagacgagtCCAAAGGTGTGGAGGCAGAAGAATCACCTCTTAGTATGGTTAGCAAGGAGGAGcaaatcaaaaaatatcTTGATGAATGGATATATCCAGAATGGCAAAACTGCATCAATAAGCGGCGTGCTGAAATCGATAACTTGAGACCACCGGGACTGGAACGATTTGAGAGCG GCCATGTTTTCACCCGCATGCTGCACAAGGCCACTAAAGCACTAGGCCCTCTGAAAGAATATAAGCAGGAGCTTAAAATCATCAACGACTTGCTCAACCAGACATTTTGGAGACGCGGAAAGCGCTCACAGTGGTATGAACGACGAGCGATCATCTTGGGTCACCTTACACGTCAAGCTGGAACCAAGGAGGACAAACAAGAGCTCATGATAGAAACACTGGAAGGTGTCAAAGAGGCCCTCCAGGATGAAGACACCACCTTGG TTTTCCGGCCTGGACTCGTCAAACGACTGTTAAGCCTCGAAATCAAACTTGGGGTGCCACCGAGCGAACGGTCTCGTTCCGAAGGAAAACTCGAACCTGCTCCAGAGACGACGCTTTATGCGACAAGGGTTTATCCTCCACAGTTCGACAGACAAGGCTTGCAGAAAGAAAATGCCCAAGGAGGAATATACGCTTACGTTGGGGTGAAGAGTAATTCCACTAATGACAGCAAACCTCCTGAG GCGCAACTCACGAAAAAGAAGTTGGGCCAGAAATCCAGCtggaaaggaaggaatggCGAGATCGTCAATGTCGAGCAACGCGCGCTAGAACATTACGAGGAGCAGGGTTTCAAAGG TTTCCATTGCGAGACCAGGATCCTTACTACCATATTTGCCCTTCTTTTCTGGGATATCATTTTCGCAGATGTGCCAGGAGCATTCGAAACAATGTATCAAGAAGCTCCTCTTGACATGTTTGAAGAAACATTCAAGGATGCGAGAAAAGACCTCATCGATCGAAGGTTAGATGAGATAAGGAATGGCAACTGGCGCGATATTGCGGAGAAGCACGACAATGCTTACCGAGAGAAGAAAACGTGGTGCATTGGCGTAAATTGGGATTTATGTACCAGAGAAGAGCTTCTTGACATTCTTGAG TGTTTTGGGGCGAACTCGTTGGCCACAATATGCCAACATTTCTGCGATGACTACAAAGGCAGAAGCAGTGGGGGTCCTGATCTTTTCATATGGAAAGCACAGGAAGGGGAACACGGAGGCATTTGCAAATTTGTGGAGGTTAAAGGTCCTGGCGACTCTCCACAAGCAAATCAGAAAGTCTGGTTTGACTGTCTCCATCGTGCAAAGGTCGCTGTCGAAATTTGCTGGGTCAAAGACGAGAGCCAGCCGCAAGTAGGGACAAATGCTCATTCATCGAGGAAACGGAAGGCTCGGACAGCAAGTGCGAGTGTCGGACCTTCCAGGCGTAAGAAGCAAACCAAAGTTGAAAGCCAATCGGATGAGGAAGACTACGATCTTTTGGACCCAGAGCCAGAAGAAGGTGCAGATTTTTTATCACCGCTTGCGCCATCTGAGATTTCACTTAAACGTCGGAGAGTTTCGCCTCGAAAATACACGTTGGGACTACCACAAGGCTTGGAAATGCTCCCATTCTCGAACACAGTGACGGCTCAATCATTACAAGCCATGTCTCCCTCTCGCTTACCGAAGGCCACAAAAGTAGAGAATGCATGA